A genomic segment from Bradyrhizobium diazoefficiens USDA 110 encodes:
- the ribB gene encoding 3,4-dihydroxy-2-butanone-4-phosphate synthase, protein MPDTVQEVLQAFARGELVVVTDDEDREGEGDLIVAASLCTAEKMAFIIRHTSGIVCAPVTTEDARRLRLDPMVAHNDSAHTTAFTVSIDYKPDGGTGISAEERASCCRALSNPNVGANDFARPGHIFPLIAKDGGVLLRSGHTEAAVDLCKLSGLPPVGVISELMNDDGSVMKGEQVARFAAQHKLKHVTIADMIAYRQVREKLIERVSTFVTDSPIGPLQGYAYRSPFDSIAHVAFVYNGVGDGKNVLTRFHKPNIVKDIFTGHKRMAAVLEHFERSGRGVLVYLRDGAAGVPVAPLPDETSTEADRNRQWREIGVGAQILRDLGVTSIRHLTSSVHDYKGLSGFGIEIVANELLEI, encoded by the coding sequence ATGCCCGATACCGTCCAGGAAGTCTTGCAGGCCTTTGCCAGGGGCGAGCTCGTCGTCGTCACCGACGATGAGGACCGCGAGGGCGAGGGCGATCTGATCGTCGCGGCCTCGCTCTGCACCGCCGAGAAGATGGCGTTCATCATCCGCCACACCTCCGGCATCGTCTGCGCGCCCGTGACCACGGAGGACGCGCGCCGCCTGCGGCTCGATCCCATGGTCGCCCACAACGATTCCGCGCATACCACCGCGTTCACGGTCTCGATCGACTACAAGCCCGACGGCGGCACCGGCATCTCCGCCGAGGAGCGCGCCTCGTGCTGCCGCGCGCTGTCCAATCCCAATGTCGGCGCCAACGATTTCGCCCGGCCCGGCCACATCTTCCCGCTGATCGCCAAGGACGGCGGCGTGCTGCTGCGCTCCGGCCATACCGAGGCCGCCGTCGACCTCTGCAAGCTCTCCGGCCTGCCGCCGGTCGGCGTCATCAGTGAGCTGATGAACGACGACGGCAGCGTGATGAAGGGCGAGCAGGTCGCCCGCTTCGCCGCCCAGCACAAGCTCAAGCACGTCACCATCGCGGACATGATCGCCTACCGCCAGGTGCGCGAGAAGCTGATCGAGCGGGTCTCGACCTTCGTCACCGACAGCCCGATCGGCCCCTTGCAGGGCTATGCCTATCGTTCGCCGTTCGATTCCATCGCCCACGTCGCCTTCGTCTACAACGGCGTCGGCGACGGCAAGAACGTGCTGACGCGCTTCCACAAGCCGAACATCGTCAAGGACATCTTCACCGGGCACAAGCGCATGGCGGCCGTGCTCGAGCATTTCGAGAGGTCCGGCCGTGGCGTGCTGGTTTACTTGCGCGACGGCGCTGCCGGCGTGCCGGTGGCTCCGCTGCCCGACGAGACGTCGACGGAGGCCGACCGCAACCGCCAGTGGCGAGAGATCGGCGTCGGCGCGCAGATCCTGCGCGATCTCGGCGTCACCTCGATCCGGCATCTCACCTCCTCGGTGCACGACTACAAGGGCCTGTCGGGCTTCGGCATCGAGATCGTCGCCAACGAGCTGCTCGAAATCTGA
- a CDS encoding alkaline phosphatase D family protein codes for MATLRAPRAWTRRQFLVRSTSGLALAALAKPSISRAADRPQIAGGIQSGDVSDGSAVIWARADRAARMQVECSTVESFKTIVAAASGDTRPDADFTSKLLLSDLPPGQDIFYRVRFDDIATGIAGESRVGHFRTAPAAGQSISFLWSGDTAGQGWGIDISRGGYRSYRTMLDNRPDFFIHSGDHIYADCTIPSEQKLPSGETWRNIVTEEKSEVARTLAQFRGNYKYNHLDAHFRDFHANVPMFAQWDDHEVTNDWSPSGSYDEAGYEDDGTPRLVARARRAFFDFMPIRDIGARQGRVYRKIAYGPLLDVFMIDMRSFRDETWNKGADHRGWILGAEQLAWLKRELAASRATWKVIAADLPIGLISLDAVALGNGPPDRREHEIADLLGSIRRAGVRNVVWLTADMHYTAAHYYDPNRAQFQDFEPFWEFVSGPLHAGTWGPGELDDTFGPVAMYQNGCSEAQGENLAPCFGLQFFGRVDIDGASGVMTVTLKDVDNRDLWSVDIVPQSQARPAVVAQHS; via the coding sequence ATGGCAACGCTCCGCGCCCCGCGCGCATGGACCCGGCGGCAATTCCTGGTCCGCTCCACCTCCGGCCTCGCCTTGGCCGCGCTCGCAAAGCCATCCATCAGCCGTGCCGCCGACCGCCCGCAGATCGCCGGCGGCATCCAGTCCGGCGACGTCTCGGACGGCTCCGCCGTGATCTGGGCGCGCGCCGATCGGGCCGCGCGCATGCAGGTGGAATGCTCGACCGTCGAGAGTTTCAAGACCATTGTTGCCGCGGCCTCCGGCGACACGCGGCCGGACGCCGACTTCACCTCGAAGCTGCTGCTGAGCGATCTGCCGCCGGGGCAGGACATCTTCTATCGCGTCCGCTTCGATGACATCGCGACCGGCATCGCCGGCGAAAGCCGCGTCGGCCATTTCCGCACTGCGCCGGCCGCAGGGCAATCGATCTCGTTCCTGTGGTCCGGCGACACCGCGGGGCAGGGCTGGGGCATCGACATCTCGCGCGGCGGCTATCGCAGCTATCGCACCATGCTCGACAATCGCCCTGACTTCTTCATTCACTCCGGTGACCATATCTACGCCGACTGCACGATTCCATCCGAGCAGAAGCTGCCGAGCGGCGAGACCTGGCGCAACATCGTCACGGAGGAAAAATCGGAGGTCGCGCGCACGCTGGCGCAGTTTCGCGGCAACTACAAATACAATCATCTCGATGCGCATTTTCGCGATTTCCACGCGAATGTGCCGATGTTCGCGCAGTGGGACGATCACGAGGTCACCAACGACTGGTCACCGTCCGGCAGCTATGACGAGGCCGGTTATGAGGACGACGGCACGCCGCGCCTGGTCGCGCGCGCCCGCCGCGCCTTCTTCGACTTCATGCCGATCCGCGACATCGGCGCACGGCAGGGGCGGGTCTATCGCAAGATCGCTTACGGTCCGCTGCTCGACGTCTTCATGATCGACATGCGCAGTTTTCGGGATGAGACCTGGAACAAGGGCGCCGACCATCGCGGCTGGATTCTCGGCGCCGAGCAGCTGGCCTGGCTGAAGCGGGAGCTGGCCGCCTCGCGCGCGACCTGGAAGGTGATCGCCGCCGACCTGCCGATCGGCCTGATCAGTCTCGATGCGGTCGCGCTCGGCAATGGGCCGCCTGATAGACGCGAGCACGAGATCGCCGATCTGCTCGGCTCCATCAGGCGCGCCGGCGTGCGCAACGTCGTCTGGCTCACCGCCGACATGCACTACACCGCCGCGCACTACTACGATCCCAACAGGGCGCAATTCCAGGACTTCGAACCGTTCTGGGAGTTCGTCTCCGGCCCGCTGCATGCCGGCACCTGGGGCCCGGGCGAACTCGACGACACTTTTGGTCCGGTCGCGATGTACCAGAACGGATGCAGCGAAGCGCAGGGCGAGAACCTCGCGCCCTGCTTCGGATTGCAGTTCTTCGGCCGCGTCGACATCGATGGCGCGAGCGGCGTGATGACCGTGACGCTGAAAGACGTCGACAACCGCGACCTCTGGTCGGTCGACATCGTGCCGCAGTCGCAGGCGCGCCCGGCCGTGGTCGCGCAGCATTCGTGA
- a CDS encoding cation:proton antiporter: MHELIRDITLCILFAWMLGLLAHFSRQPLILAYLIAGFCIGPFGAGWVKSQESISVISELGLIFMLFMIGLEIDLKKIVRAGKVILFAAGGQLPGGCLLGVLFFAGIGLSLGGGHFDAVYLCIACALSSTVIIVKVLYEKRELDTLPGRITLGVLVLQDIFAILFLAVQPSLANLQVSVILLSIGRVAVLVAAALLVSRYVLPRLFHQIARRPELILLGALAWCFLVAETAERLSLSREMGALIAGVSLSTFPYALDVTAKVTTLRDFFITLFFVALGMTIPVPGLSVIGLALMIAAFTVVSRLVTTFTPLYLMKQGLRASLLPALNLAQISEFSLVVIQTGVTDNHIAAETANAASFAFVVLAVLSTFVMTRSDEIARWAIGPLKRIGLRDLDHGNGHAEEGHEGGHGEARRIVILGFFRAASALLAEIERQAPVLLEQITVVDFNPNVYQTLLSRGLHVIYGDISSADTLLHAGVGKSEMIILSVPDALLKGASNEKLVRHVRTLNPTAMIVATADLLSDVGELYEAGASYVTVTRLSDAHELFTVIEAAQAGLLADKRAELDLRLGERREVLP, translated from the coding sequence ATGCATGAGCTTATTCGCGACATCACTCTCTGTATCCTGTTTGCCTGGATGCTGGGCCTGCTCGCCCATTTCTCCCGGCAACCGCTGATCCTGGCCTACCTTATCGCCGGCTTCTGCATAGGTCCATTCGGCGCCGGCTGGGTCAAATCGCAGGAATCGATCAGCGTCATCTCCGAGCTTGGCCTGATCTTCATGCTGTTCATGATCGGGCTGGAGATCGACCTGAAGAAGATCGTGCGGGCGGGAAAGGTGATCCTGTTTGCGGCGGGCGGCCAGCTGCCCGGCGGCTGCCTGCTCGGGGTCCTGTTTTTCGCCGGCATCGGCCTGTCGCTCGGCGGCGGGCATTTCGATGCGGTCTATCTCTGTATCGCCTGCGCGCTGTCGAGCACCGTCATCATCGTCAAGGTGCTCTACGAGAAGCGCGAGCTCGACACGCTGCCCGGCCGCATCACGCTCGGCGTGCTGGTGCTCCAGGACATCTTCGCCATCCTGTTCCTGGCGGTGCAGCCGAGTCTTGCCAATCTGCAAGTGAGCGTCATCCTGCTCTCGATCGGCCGCGTCGCGGTGCTGGTCGCCGCCGCGCTGCTGGTCAGCCGCTATGTGCTGCCGCGCCTGTTCCACCAGATCGCCCGCCGGCCCGAACTGATCCTGCTCGGCGCGCTCGCCTGGTGCTTCCTCGTGGCCGAGACCGCGGAGCGGCTGTCGCTGTCGCGCGAGATGGGCGCCCTGATCGCCGGCGTCTCGCTTTCGACCTTTCCCTATGCGCTCGACGTCACCGCCAAGGTCACCACGCTGCGCGACTTCTTCATCACGCTATTCTTCGTCGCGCTCGGCATGACCATTCCCGTGCCCGGCCTCTCCGTGATCGGGCTTGCCTTGATGATCGCGGCGTTCACGGTGGTGAGCCGGCTCGTCACGACCTTCACGCCGCTCTACCTGATGAAGCAGGGGCTGCGTGCCAGCCTGTTGCCGGCCCTGAACCTCGCGCAGATCTCCGAGTTCTCGCTGGTCGTGATCCAGACCGGCGTCACCGACAACCACATCGCAGCCGAAACGGCGAACGCGGCCTCCTTCGCCTTCGTGGTGCTGGCCGTGCTCTCGACTTTCGTGATGACGCGCAGCGACGAGATCGCCCGCTGGGCGATCGGCCCGTTGAAGCGGATCGGCCTGCGCGATCTCGATCACGGCAACGGCCATGCCGAGGAGGGCCACGAGGGCGGCCATGGCGAGGCCCGCCGCATCGTCATCCTGGGCTTTTTCCGCGCGGCTAGCGCGCTGCTGGCCGAGATCGAACGGCAGGCGCCGGTGTTGCTCGAGCAGATCACGGTGGTCGATTTCAACCCCAATGTGTACCAGACCCTGCTTTCACGCGGTCTGCACGTGATCTATGGCGACATCAGCAGCGCGGACACGCTGCTCCATGCCGGCGTCGGCAAGTCCGAGATGATCATCCTCAGCGTGCCGGATGCGCTTCTCAAGGGCGCCAGCAACGAGAAGCTGGTCCGCCACGTCCGCACCCTCAACCCGACCGCCATGATCGTGGCTACGGCCGATCTTTTGTCGGATGTCGGCGAGCTCTACGAGGCCGGTGCCAGTTACGTCACCGTGACCCGACTCAGCGACGCCCACGAGCTGTTTACCGTGATCGAGGCCGCCCAGGCCGGCCTGCTCGCGGATAAGCGCGCCGAGCTCGACCTGCGGCTCGGCGAGCGGAGAGAGGTGCTGCCCTGA
- a CDS encoding PLP-dependent aminotransferase family protein, translating to MTSSFDFAPLFPAGLPAPSARWTGLAKYSFVGGNNDSEQVPLDELIEAANLALQREGRSLATYGLAHGPQGYLPLREFLVTKLKRDAGINCTVDDLLIVSGSLQALDLVNNTLLARGDTVIFEQDSYQGSLNRLARLGVNVAGIPLDADGMRMDVLATTLADLKSRGIRPKYIYTIPTVQNPTGSIMPESRRAELVRLAAEYGVPIFEDDCYADLVWSGQRPPAIYAMSPNGGVIHIGSFSKSIAPALRVGFIVAPWDVMSRMLSLKTDAGSGALEQMVLAAYCKPHFASHVPALTKTLRTKLDTLMEALNEQFGTAAEFEEPKGGIFLWVKLPDQVDTLKLYQAALAAGVSINPGPEWSTSKSHSSSRLRLCFASPTHQQIREGVAVLAEVCRKEFGVPARSANVEKRA from the coding sequence ATGACGTCCAGCTTCGATTTCGCGCCCCTGTTTCCCGCAGGGCTGCCGGCCCCTTCCGCGCGCTGGACGGGCCTTGCCAAATACAGCTTTGTCGGCGGCAACAATGATTCCGAGCAGGTGCCGCTGGATGAGCTGATCGAGGCGGCCAACCTCGCCCTGCAACGCGAGGGCCGATCGCTCGCCACTTACGGTCTGGCGCACGGGCCGCAAGGCTACCTGCCGCTGCGCGAATTCCTCGTAACAAAACTGAAGCGCGATGCCGGCATCAACTGCACGGTCGACGATCTCCTGATCGTCTCGGGCTCGCTCCAGGCGCTCGACCTCGTCAACAATACGCTGCTCGCCCGCGGCGATACCGTGATCTTCGAGCAGGACAGCTATCAGGGCTCGCTGAACCGTCTGGCACGGCTCGGCGTCAACGTAGCAGGCATTCCGCTCGATGCGGACGGCATGCGCATGGACGTGCTGGCCACGACGCTGGCCGACTTGAAGAGCCGCGGCATCCGCCCAAAATACATCTACACTATCCCGACTGTGCAGAACCCGACCGGCAGCATCATGCCGGAGAGCCGCCGCGCCGAGCTGGTGCGGCTCGCGGCCGAGTATGGGGTACCGATCTTCGAGGATGACTGCTATGCCGATCTCGTCTGGTCGGGACAGCGGCCGCCGGCGATTTATGCGATGAGCCCGAACGGCGGCGTGATCCACATCGGTTCGTTCTCGAAATCGATCGCGCCGGCGCTGCGCGTCGGCTTCATCGTCGCGCCCTGGGATGTGATGTCGCGGATGCTGTCGCTGAAGACGGATGCCGGCTCCGGTGCGCTGGAGCAGATGGTGCTGGCGGCCTATTGCAAGCCGCATTTCGCAAGCCACGTGCCGGCCCTGACGAAGACGCTGCGCACCAAGCTCGATACGCTGATGGAAGCCCTCAATGAGCAGTTCGGAACGGCGGCGGAGTTCGAGGAGCCCAAGGGCGGCATCTTCCTGTGGGTGAAGCTGCCCGACCAGGTCGATACGCTGAAGCTCTATCAGGCCGCGCTTGCCGCCGGTGTCTCGATCAATCCGGGGCCGGAATGGTCCACCAGCAAGAGCCATTCCAGCTCACGCCTCAGGCTGTGCTTTGCCAGCCCGACGCATCAGCAGATCCGCGAGGGCGTCGCTGTGCTGGCCGAGGTCTGCCGCAAGGAGTTCGGCGTGCCGGCCCGCAGCGCCAATGTGGAGAAGCGGGCTTAA
- a CDS encoding aldo/keto reductase — protein MDNLKTQGISMPKLGLGTFRMQGDACRAAVESALSIGYRHIDTAEMYANEEPIGAALAAARLPRGELHVTTKVWHENLAPDAIRRAFDASLKKLRLDHVDLYLVHWPSRSANWGAVFETLMKLKEEGRTRAIGVANFTTALLKIAVEDIKAPIACNQIEYHAMLDQSKVLAYLNARSIPLVAYCPLAQGRVASDPVLAEIGARHNATAAQVALKWLLDQGGVAAIPKASRRESQQANLDALKIMLDDADRNKIAALPKDRRCVNPGFAPAWD, from the coding sequence ATGGACAATCTGAAGACACAGGGCATCAGCATGCCCAAGCTCGGCCTCGGCACCTTTCGCATGCAGGGCGATGCCTGCCGCGCCGCGGTCGAGAGCGCGCTGTCGATCGGCTACCGCCACATCGACACGGCTGAAATGTACGCCAACGAGGAACCCATCGGTGCCGCGCTCGCCGCGGCCCGGCTGCCGCGCGGTGAGTTGCACGTCACCACGAAGGTCTGGCACGAGAATTTGGCGCCGGATGCGATCCGGCGGGCCTTCGACGCCAGCCTGAAGAAGCTCCGGCTCGACCATGTCGATCTCTATCTCGTGCACTGGCCGTCCAGGTCCGCGAACTGGGGCGCGGTGTTCGAGACCTTGATGAAGCTGAAGGAGGAGGGACGCACGCGGGCGATTGGCGTTGCCAATTTCACCACGGCGCTGCTCAAGATCGCGGTCGAGGACATCAAGGCGCCGATCGCCTGCAACCAGATCGAGTATCACGCGATGCTCGATCAATCGAAGGTGCTGGCCTATCTCAATGCCAGGTCGATCCCGCTGGTCGCCTATTGCCCGCTGGCGCAGGGACGCGTTGCCTCCGATCCGGTGCTGGCGGAGATCGGCGCCAGGCACAACGCGACCGCTGCACAGGTTGCGCTGAAATGGCTGCTCGACCAGGGCGGCGTTGCGGCGATCCCGAAGGCCTCGCGCCGCGAGAGCCAGCAGGCCAATCTCGATGCGCTGAAGATCATGCTCGACGATGCCGACCGCAACAAGATCGCCGCGCTGCCGAAGGACAGGCGTTGCGTCAATCCCGGCTTTGCGCCGGCGTGGGACTGA
- a CDS encoding winged helix-turn-helix transcriptional regulator, with the protein MKWDTLDEESCSLSRTVAVVGDRWTLLILRECFLRVRRFEGFQSSLQITRHLLSERLKKLVRFGILRRVPYSEAPKRYEYILTQKGLDLYPIIMAMVHWGDTHMGDERGRPMLHEHRTCGKLFDPVMVCSECGEVLHAKQVHVHAGPGRRETVG; encoded by the coding sequence ATGAAGTGGGACACGCTGGACGAAGAGTCCTGCTCGCTCTCCCGCACCGTCGCCGTGGTCGGCGACCGCTGGACGCTTCTGATCCTGCGCGAATGCTTTTTGCGCGTGCGCCGGTTCGAGGGATTTCAGTCCTCGCTCCAGATCACACGGCACCTGCTCTCGGAGCGGCTGAAGAAGCTGGTCCGCTTCGGCATCCTGCGCCGCGTCCCCTATTCCGAGGCGCCCAAGCGCTACGAATACATCCTGACGCAGAAGGGCCTCGACCTCTACCCGATCATCATGGCGATGGTGCATTGGGGCGACACCCACATGGGCGACGAGCGCGGTCGCCCGATGCTGCATGAGCACAGAACTTGCGGCAAGCTGTTCGACCCGGTGATGGTGTGCTCGGAGTGCGGCGAGGTGCTGCATGCAAAGCAGGTGCATGTGCATGCGGGGCCCGGGCGGAGGGAAACGGTGGGCTGA
- a CDS encoding acyl-CoA dehydrogenase gives MSVRPQTKDKPAAASFQWDDPFLLDEQLTEDERMVRDTARAYAQDKLLPRITKAYLEETTDREIFNEMGELGLIGITLPEEYGCANASYVAYGLVAREIERVDSGYRSMNSVQSSLVMYPIYAYGDENQRKKYLPKLASGEWVGCFGLTEPDAGSDPAGMKTRAEKVSDGYRLTGSKMWISNAPIADVFVVWAKSAAHDNQIRGFVLEKGMKGLSAPKIGGKLSLRASITGEVVMDGVVVPEDALLPNVSGLKGPFGCLNRARYGISWGALGAAEDCMHRARQYTLDRKQFGKPLAATQLVQKKLADMETEIALGLQGSLRVGRLMDEGKFAPEMISIMKRNNCGKALDIARVARDMHGGNGISIEYHVMRHVHNLETVNTYEGTHDVHALILGRAITGIQAFF, from the coding sequence ATGAGCGTGCGCCCTCAGACCAAGGACAAGCCGGCTGCGGCTTCTTTCCAGTGGGACGATCCGTTCCTGCTCGACGAGCAGCTTACCGAAGACGAGCGCATGGTGCGCGACACCGCGCGCGCCTACGCCCAGGACAAGCTGCTGCCGCGTATCACCAAGGCCTATCTCGAAGAGACGACGGATCGCGAGATCTTCAACGAGATGGGCGAACTCGGCCTGATCGGCATCACGCTGCCCGAGGAATATGGCTGCGCCAATGCGAGCTACGTCGCCTACGGCCTGGTCGCGCGGGAGATCGAGCGGGTCGATTCCGGCTATCGTTCGATGAACTCGGTGCAGTCCTCGCTGGTGATGTACCCGATCTACGCCTATGGCGACGAGAACCAGCGCAAGAAATACCTGCCGAAGCTCGCCAGCGGCGAGTGGGTCGGCTGCTTCGGCCTGACCGAGCCCGATGCCGGCTCCGATCCGGCCGGGATGAAGACCCGCGCCGAGAAGGTCTCGGACGGCTACCGCCTGACCGGCAGCAAGATGTGGATCTCGAACGCGCCGATCGCCGACGTGTTCGTGGTCTGGGCCAAGTCGGCCGCGCATGACAACCAGATCCGGGGCTTCGTGCTGGAGAAGGGCATGAAGGGCCTCTCCGCGCCGAAGATCGGCGGCAAGCTCAGCTTGCGCGCCTCCATCACCGGCGAAGTCGTGATGGACGGTGTCGTGGTTCCGGAAGACGCGCTGCTGCCCAACGTCTCCGGCCTCAAGGGCCCGTTTGGCTGCCTCAACCGCGCCCGCTACGGCATTTCCTGGGGCGCGCTGGGCGCGGCCGAGGACTGCATGCACCGCGCCCGCCAGTACACGCTCGACCGCAAGCAGTTCGGCAAGCCGCTGGCCGCGACCCAGCTCGTCCAGAAGAAGCTCGCTGACATGGAGACCGAGATCGCGCTCGGCCTCCAGGGCTCGCTTCGCGTCGGCCGCCTGATGGACGAGGGCAAGTTCGCCCCCGAGATGATCTCGATCATGAAGCGCAACAATTGCGGCAAGGCGCTCGACATCGCCCGCGTCGCGCGCGACATGCACGGCGGCAACGGGATCTCGATCGAGTACCACGTGATGCGCCACGTCCATAACCTCGAGACGGTCAACACCTACGAGGGCACCCACGACGTCCACGCCCTGATCCTGGGCCGCGCCATCACGGGCATTCAGGCGTTTTTCTAG
- a CDS encoding NAD(P)H-dependent flavin oxidoreductase, which yields MKTAITELFGIEHPIIQGGMHFVGFAELAAAVSNAGGLGIITGLTQKTPELLAKEIARCRDMTDKPFGVNLTFLPAFSAPPYPEYIAAIVEGGVKAVETAGRSPEQYMPALKAAGIKVIHKCTSVRHSLKAERIGCDAVSVDGFECGGHPGEDDIPNMILLPRAAEELKIPFVASGGMADGRSLVAALSLGAAGMNMGTRFIATKEAPVHQNVKNALVAATELDTRLIMRSLRNTERVLKNANVDRLLEIEREKGDKLTIDDIHDQVAGVYPRIMLDGQMDAGAWSCGMVAGLIHDIPSCKELVDRIMSEAETIIRGRLMGFLDGTGATRKVA from the coding sequence GTGAAGACCGCGATCACCGAACTGTTCGGCATCGAGCACCCCATCATCCAGGGCGGCATGCATTTCGTCGGCTTTGCCGAGCTGGCTGCCGCCGTCTCGAATGCCGGCGGGCTCGGCATCATCACCGGCCTCACGCAGAAGACGCCGGAGCTGCTGGCGAAAGAGATCGCGCGCTGCCGCGACATGACCGACAAGCCGTTCGGCGTGAATCTCACGTTTCTGCCGGCTTTCTCGGCACCGCCTTATCCGGAATACATCGCGGCCATTGTCGAAGGCGGCGTCAAGGCGGTGGAGACTGCGGGTCGCAGCCCGGAACAGTATATGCCGGCGCTTAAGGCGGCTGGCATCAAGGTGATCCATAAATGCACGTCAGTTCGCCATTCCCTGAAGGCCGAGCGGATCGGCTGCGATGCCGTCAGCGTCGACGGCTTTGAGTGCGGCGGCCATCCCGGCGAGGACGACATTCCGAACATGATCCTGCTGCCGCGCGCGGCAGAGGAATTGAAGATCCCGTTCGTTGCCTCCGGCGGCATGGCTGACGGGCGCAGCCTCGTCGCGGCGCTGTCGCTGGGCGCGGCCGGCATGAACATGGGCACGCGCTTCATTGCGACCAAGGAAGCGCCGGTGCATCAGAACGTGAAGAACGCGCTGGTCGCCGCCACCGAGCTCGACACCCGTCTGATCATGCGGAGCTTGCGCAACACAGAACGCGTCCTGAAGAACGCCAATGTCGATCGTCTGCTCGAGATCGAGCGCGAGAAGGGCGACAAGCTCACCATCGACGACATCCACGACCAGGTCGCGGGCGTCTATCCCAGGATCATGCTGGACGGGCAGATGGATGCGGGCGCCTGGAGCTGCGGCATGGTCGCAGGCCTCATCCACGACATCCCCTCCTGCAAGGAACTCGTCGATCGCATCATGAGTGAGGCGGAAACCATCATCCGCGGCCGCCTGATGGGGTTCCTGGACGGGACGGGCGCGACACGAAAGGTCGCCTGA
- a CDS encoding helix-turn-helix domain-containing protein, whose translation MLNQVMDFAGEVLPGSCAVPPYSETAFLAELGDRLKSSRTRCDLSRRELARRSGISERYIAQIEAGKGNVSIVLLLRLASAIHGSQPQAA comes from the coding sequence ATGCTGAATCAAGTCATGGATTTTGCGGGCGAAGTGCTGCCGGGGAGCTGTGCCGTGCCGCCTTATTCGGAGACCGCGTTTCTGGCCGAGCTGGGCGACCGCTTGAAGTCCTCGCGCACGCGCTGCGACCTCTCGCGCCGGGAGCTGGCCCGCCGCTCCGGGATTTCCGAGCGCTATATCGCCCAGATCGAGGCCGGCAAGGGCAACGTCTCGATCGTCCTGTTGCTGCGGCTGGCCTCCGCGATCCACGGCAGCCAGCCCCAGGCGGCTTGA
- a CDS encoding DUF3124 domain-containing protein: protein MRIVLWLIAVLAPFAFALPAAAQSKVNIEQNFADSLTVLPKEELAVAGGFYVPAYSSVAMSQGKLRVDFSVTLSVHNASESQPLVVKRIAYFDTAGKQVESYLKAPVALRPLATVSIFIPTDDVRGGTGANFIVDWAATGDIAEPVVEALMVGGVANAHYAFISQGRPTRTATKK from the coding sequence ATGCGGATCGTGCTCTGGCTGATAGCCGTGCTAGCTCCGTTCGCGTTCGCCTTGCCGGCCGCGGCGCAATCCAAGGTCAATATCGAACAAAACTTTGCCGATTCGCTCACTGTGCTGCCGAAAGAGGAGCTCGCCGTCGCCGGCGGGTTCTATGTGCCGGCCTATTCCAGCGTCGCGATGAGCCAGGGCAAGCTGCGCGTCGACTTCTCGGTGACCTTGAGCGTTCACAACGCCTCCGAGAGCCAGCCGCTGGTGGTCAAGCGCATCGCCTATTTCGACACCGCAGGCAAGCAGGTCGAGAGCTATCTGAAAGCGCCGGTGGCCTTGAGGCCCCTCGCCACCGTCTCGATTTTCATTCCGACCGACGACGTGCGCGGCGGGACCGGGGCCAATTTCATTGTCGACTGGGCCGCAACGGGCGATATCGCCGAGCCGGTGGTCGAGGCCTTGATGGTTGGCGGCGTCGCCAATGCGCATTACGCTTTCATCAGCCAGGGCCGTCCGACCCGGACTGCCACAAAGAAGTAG
- a CDS encoding SDR family oxidoreductase, with amino-acid sequence MSKRNATAAVIGAGDFIGSEIAKKFAAEGFSIFAGRRNGDKLAPLVKDIEAAGGEIHARSLDARKEEEVISFLDDADKHAPLEVCIFNVGANVNFPILDTTERVFRKVWEMACYSGFLAGREAARLMLPRGGGKIFFTGATASLRGGSGFAAFASAKFGLRAVAQAMARELGPKNIHVAHLIIDSGVDTEWVRQRRLEALGPNALDNPDLLMPPSAVADSYWQLYQQPKSAWTFEMEIRPFGEKW; translated from the coding sequence TTGTCCAAGCGAAACGCGACAGCTGCCGTCATCGGGGCCGGCGATTTCATCGGCTCCGAAATCGCGAAGAAATTCGCCGCCGAAGGTTTTTCGATCTTCGCCGGCCGCCGCAACGGCGACAAGCTCGCGCCGCTGGTGAAGGACATCGAGGCGGCCGGTGGCGAAATCCACGCGCGCTCGCTCGATGCGCGCAAGGAGGAAGAGGTCATCTCCTTCCTCGATGACGCCGACAAGCACGCACCGCTGGAAGTTTGCATCTTCAACGTCGGCGCCAACGTCAATTTCCCGATACTCGACACCACCGAGCGCGTGTTCCGTAAAGTCTGGGAGATGGCCTGCTATTCCGGCTTCCTGGCAGGCCGGGAAGCTGCGCGGCTGATGCTTCCGCGCGGCGGCGGCAAAATCTTCTTCACTGGCGCAACGGCCTCCTTGCGTGGCGGCAGCGGCTTTGCCGCGTTCGCCAGCGCAAAGTTTGGTCTGCGTGCGGTGGCGCAGGCGATGGCGCGCGAGCTTGGGCCGAAGAACATCCACGTCGCCCATCTCATCATCGATTCCGGCGTTGACACCGAGTGGGTGCGGCAGCGCCGGCTCGAAGCGCTCGGCCCGAACGCGCTCGACAATCCCGACCTGCTGATGCCGCCGTCGGCCGTGGCCGATTCTTATTGGCAGCTCTACCAGCAGCCGAAGAGCGCTTGGACATTCGAGATGGAGATCCGGCCCTTCGGAGAGAAATGGTGA